A window of Terriglobus sp. RCC_193 contains these coding sequences:
- a CDS encoding lactate utilization protein C has product MTDARFTVLDTIRRQLEADPDVEMLIGESPEAAYARIPRAYQRTANLNREETLELFYDRLRDYDSELIFTDEAGVAEAVAHAMREANETLLLVPAGIPQEWLPRNDVQVRRDFDLPLQTLEEPRVVLTPCTVAIAMSGTIILEHSDDQGRRAATLLPDHHICVLWRNQVVETIAEALQRITHRTSPITTIAGPSATSDIEMTRIRGVHGPRRLTAIIL; this is encoded by the coding sequence ATGACTGACGCGCGTTTCACCGTACTGGACACCATCCGTCGCCAGCTGGAAGCAGATCCTGACGTGGAGATGCTGATTGGCGAATCGCCCGAAGCCGCGTATGCCCGCATCCCGCGCGCTTATCAGCGCACCGCAAATCTGAACCGTGAAGAGACTTTGGAACTCTTCTACGACCGGCTGCGCGATTACGATTCCGAACTTATCTTCACGGATGAAGCGGGTGTTGCAGAGGCTGTTGCCCATGCCATGCGTGAAGCAAACGAAACGCTTCTACTTGTTCCCGCCGGGATTCCACAGGAGTGGCTGCCACGGAACGACGTGCAAGTACGCCGCGATTTTGATCTGCCCTTGCAAACGCTGGAAGAACCTCGCGTGGTGCTTACGCCGTGCACCGTGGCCATTGCGATGAGCGGCACCATCATCCTGGAACATAGCGACGATCAGGGCCGCCGTGCAGCAACCTTGCTACCCGACCACCACATCTGCGTGCTCTGGCGCAACCAGGTGGTGGAGACGATTGCAGAAGCGCTGCAACGCATCACGCATCGCACTTCTCCCATCACCACCATCGCAGGGCCATCCGCCACCAGCGACATTGAGATGACTCGCATTCGCGGCGTACATGGGCCAAGGCGGCTGACTGCCATCATCCTGTAA
- a CDS encoding DUF1080 domain-containing protein, whose amino-acid sequence MRKYVALLFLATAVSVSAQSVPRELESQPVRPPVTGPNGETLIGMPKFHEPLPYDIDAHTGYTQIFDGASLKGWDGDPTIWRVEDGLMVGETLQDKPRGNSYIVYTDKKTRDFDLKLQMKIEKGGGGGIQYRSHAGTPWTRPQPAGAGPNGTPAKWLLTGPQADFWFPVNKAAQQHTGQWYSENTMQGILAYRGQVTQALPGDGNRLVANIGDRQGLGGYVRTNEWNDYEIIARGGVMMHIMNGQLMAIFVDDNPNDANNQSGNIGFEIESQPCRISVRNIWLRTFDQ is encoded by the coding sequence ATGCGCAAGTACGTCGCACTTCTGTTTCTCGCAACCGCCGTTTCCGTCTCCGCACAGTCCGTGCCAAGGGAGTTGGAATCACAACCAGTCCGTCCACCGGTCACCGGCCCAAACGGCGAAACCCTCATCGGCATGCCGAAGTTCCATGAGCCGCTGCCCTACGACATCGACGCGCACACCGGTTACACGCAGATATTCGATGGCGCCTCACTCAAAGGATGGGACGGCGATCCCACCATCTGGCGGGTGGAAGACGGCCTCATGGTCGGCGAAACCCTGCAGGACAAGCCACGCGGCAACAGCTACATCGTCTACACGGACAAGAAGACCCGCGACTTCGACCTGAAGCTCCAGATGAAGATCGAGAAGGGTGGCGGTGGCGGCATCCAGTACCGCTCCCACGCCGGAACACCCTGGACGCGGCCGCAGCCCGCTGGCGCAGGCCCCAACGGCACACCGGCGAAGTGGCTGCTCACCGGCCCACAGGCAGACTTCTGGTTCCCCGTGAACAAGGCCGCGCAGCAACATACCGGCCAGTGGTACTCCGAGAACACCATGCAGGGCATCTTGGCCTACCGGGGGCAGGTAACCCAGGCCCTCCCCGGCGACGGCAACCGCCTCGTAGCCAACATCGGCGACCGCCAGGGCCTGGGTGGGTACGTCCGCACCAACGAGTGGAACGATTACGAAATCATTGCGCGCGGCGGTGTGATGATGCACATCATGAACGGCCAGTTGATGGCCATCTTCGTCGACGACAACCCGAACGACGCTAACAACCAGAGCGGCAATATCGGCTTCGAGATCGAGTCACAGCCGTGCAGGATCAGCGTGCGCAATATCTGGCTGCGCACCTTTGATCAATAG
- a CDS encoding cupin domain-containing protein: MNRRDFLGAAGVLPSALVQHSQGTTHVDTVRNGPPLKSSVVKSSSLQATGDSPGAKAKTHFNGPTRQLAALASGLVTLEPGARPHPPHRHPEEELVIIAEGTGEIVVDGITTHVGPGDMMYAEANVLHGIINTGTTQMTFYFTKMLAKSA; the protein is encoded by the coding sequence ATGAACAGGAGAGACTTTCTCGGAGCGGCGGGCGTGTTGCCCTCTGCGCTCGTCCAGCATTCACAGGGGACTACGCATGTGGACACCGTGCGCAACGGGCCACCGCTCAAGAGCTCCGTGGTGAAGTCCTCCAGCCTCCAAGCCACCGGCGACAGCCCCGGAGCGAAGGCGAAGACCCACTTCAACGGCCCCACACGGCAACTCGCGGCGCTGGCATCGGGATTGGTGACGCTGGAGCCCGGCGCGCGCCCCCACCCACCGCACCGTCACCCGGAAGAGGAACTCGTCATCATCGCGGAAGGCACCGGCGAGATTGTGGTGGATGGCATCACCACCCACGTGGGCCCCGGCGACATGATGTACGCAGAGGCCAACGTGCTGCACGGCATCATCAACACCGGCACAACACAGATGACGTTCTACTTCACCAAGATGCTGGCAAAGAGCGCCTGA
- a CDS encoding YeiH family protein, producing MIDTRPDTSSNAALNLLRTLPGVLLLFVVGYAGKFLEQFIARYGKTHHLVLPNIEYVLWAILIGLLISNTVGVPKVFRSGVATYEFWLKLGIVLLGARFLMGDILKLGGLALALVFVEIILALAFMTWLGKRFRLAPKLVSLLSVGASVCGVSAIIATQGAIDADEEDSSYAIAAILALGAVSLFLFPLIGHALHLSDQAYGVWTGLAVDNTAETAAAGALYSDAAGKVAVLVKTCRNAMIGFVVLGYAIYWASKGQAAGVENKAAFLWKKFPKFVLGFLLISTLASVGFFSRTNLLALGNLSRWAFLLTFAGVGLRTSFRDLSRQGVRPLMVGVIGEVVIAVMTLALVWGVDRAFHL from the coding sequence ATGATAGATACTCGTCCTGACACTTCATCTAATGCTGCCCTGAATCTGCTGCGCACACTGCCGGGCGTTTTGTTGTTATTTGTTGTTGGTTATGCAGGCAAGTTTCTTGAGCAGTTCATCGCTCGTTACGGCAAGACACATCATCTTGTGTTGCCGAACATCGAGTATGTGCTGTGGGCCATTCTTATTGGGTTACTCATCTCCAATACCGTTGGCGTGCCGAAGGTCTTCCGCAGCGGCGTGGCCACGTATGAGTTCTGGCTGAAACTCGGCATCGTGCTATTGGGCGCTCGATTCCTGATGGGCGACATTCTGAAGCTGGGCGGCCTGGCGCTGGCTCTGGTGTTTGTTGAGATCATCCTTGCGCTTGCTTTTATGACCTGGCTGGGCAAGCGTTTCCGGCTGGCTCCAAAGCTGGTTTCGCTGCTGTCTGTTGGCGCTTCGGTGTGTGGTGTCTCCGCCATCATTGCCACGCAGGGCGCGATTGATGCGGATGAAGAAGATTCGTCCTACGCGATTGCGGCCATCCTTGCTTTGGGTGCGGTGTCGCTGTTTCTGTTTCCGCTGATTGGTCATGCACTGCACCTCAGCGATCAGGCTTACGGTGTATGGACGGGATTGGCCGTAGACAACACTGCGGAGACAGCCGCGGCAGGCGCGCTGTATTCCGATGCGGCGGGTAAGGTCGCCGTTCTGGTGAAGACATGCCGCAATGCCATGATCGGCTTTGTTGTGCTGGGCTACGCCATCTACTGGGCGTCAAAAGGACAAGCTGCAGGCGTGGAAAACAAGGCAGCGTTTTTGTGGAAGAAGTTTCCGAAGTTCGTCCTGGGTTTTCTGCTGATTTCTACGCTGGCCAGCGTGGGCTTCTTCTCCAGGACAAACCTGCTGGCGCTGGGAAATCTTTCGCGATGGGCGTTTCTGCTGACGTTCGCCGGTGTTGGCCTGCGCACCAGCTTCCGCGACCTGAGCCGGCAGGGTGTGCGTCCGCTGATGGTGGGTGTCATTGGCGAAGTGGTCATTGCGGTGATGACACTTGCGCTGGTGTGGGGTGTAGATCGCGCCTTTCATCTCTGA
- a CDS encoding TIGR03435 family protein translates to MRFLRLLPLLFAVALPAQQPATPPGGAPVPWDTISIHVTDPARADNGFEHNVANGLSQHAMTINFFIAAAYTFTIFPSNDLLEGLPDWTKETHYDVEARVAPEDVAAYKKLTSLSIPDTVKAFSAQQYTGEMLMAQALLVERFHLKVHTEMRERNVFLLTLAKGGLKMKPAADPAHGSLNFSRGKLSGRGVPVSFIGSILGMPAGGIVVDRSGADGQYDFELHYAPEDMSPSEAGSSNDPDFFIAIQEQLGLKLTRGKAQVPVVVIDHIEKPTDN, encoded by the coding sequence ATGAGATTCCTCCGCCTGCTGCCGCTGCTGTTCGCCGTCGCGCTTCCTGCGCAACAACCGGCAACACCGCCGGGCGGCGCGCCGGTGCCGTGGGATACCATCTCGATTCATGTCACAGATCCAGCACGTGCTGACAATGGCTTCGAACACAACGTGGCGAATGGACTGTCTCAACATGCCATGACCATAAATTTCTTCATTGCGGCGGCTTATACCTTCACCATCTTTCCGTCGAATGACCTGCTTGAAGGTTTGCCGGATTGGACTAAAGAAACCCACTATGACGTGGAAGCGCGCGTGGCGCCGGAAGATGTGGCTGCCTATAAGAAACTGACGAGTCTTTCCATTCCAGATACAGTAAAGGCTTTTTCCGCGCAGCAGTACACCGGCGAGATGCTAATGGCTCAAGCGCTGCTAGTGGAACGTTTTCACCTGAAGGTTCACACCGAGATGCGCGAACGCAATGTGTTCCTACTCACCCTTGCCAAGGGTGGCCTGAAGATGAAGCCGGCCGCGGACCCGGCGCACGGCTCTCTAAATTTCTCGCGCGGGAAGTTGTCGGGCAGGGGAGTTCCCGTTTCCTTCATTGGCAGCATCCTGGGCATGCCTGCGGGCGGCATCGTGGTGGATAGATCAGGCGCAGACGGGCAATACGATTTTGAATTGCACTACGCTCCGGAGGATATGAGCCCGTCCGAAGCCGGGTCAAGCAACGATCCGGATTTCTTCATCGCTATCCAGGAACAGCTTGGGTTGAAACTGACACGCGGCAAGGCACAGGTGCCGGTAGTAGTCATTGACCACATCGAAAAGCCCACCGATAACTAG
- a CDS encoding beta-xylosidase, translating into MNRKCVKWTSCVLSGLFAIASSAVAQHTPSGETAHPVTIKVDLDQRIGAYKPIYAWFGYDEANFTTMRDGRTLMKELHDLSPVPITIRAHHMLTSGNGVPELKWSSTGVYSEDEHGKPMYNFTLLDGIFDAYRDAGVRPMVELGFMPKDLAADVPGRPEPYQVHYPASTVSGRSNNPPKDYAKWGELCRMVTQHLVQRYGHDAVRRWYFEVWNEPDIDYWHGSPQDYFKLYDYAVAGVRAALPNAIVGGPATTSPRSDKAYAFLKAFLDHVRDDRSAADGNAIPLNFISFHAKGQPIIQNGEVAMGIRSELRDVDRGFSLIASYPQFKPLPIILSEADPEGCAACSSKVNPANNYRNGTLYPAYTAAAYKRLFELADKHGVNLISMLSWSFEFEDRDSFEGFRDLSTNGVDKPILNFFRMAAKMSGTRVSVTSSAEVPLDKALAEGIRGEPDVAGMATRDSHSVASMLWNYNDAAASTTAASVQLTMTQLPNTVHTVRVTEYRIDSTHSNAYTVWQQLGSPAHPTPDQLRRLKSVDGLQSTGPAHRVAVKNANVTISVALPAQSVALFLFDW; encoded by the coding sequence GTGAACCGAAAATGTGTGAAGTGGACGTCATGCGTACTATCCGGATTATTTGCGATTGCAAGTTCTGCCGTTGCGCAGCACACGCCATCTGGAGAAACAGCCCATCCGGTAACCATCAAGGTTGATCTCGATCAACGTATAGGCGCGTACAAACCAATTTACGCATGGTTCGGTTACGACGAAGCGAACTTCACCACGATGCGCGACGGTCGCACGTTGATGAAGGAACTGCATGATCTCAGCCCTGTACCCATTACCATTCGTGCTCATCACATGCTGACCAGCGGCAACGGTGTACCGGAACTGAAGTGGAGTTCCACCGGCGTCTACAGCGAAGATGAGCATGGGAAGCCCATGTACAACTTCACGCTGCTTGACGGTATCTTTGATGCGTATCGCGATGCCGGTGTGCGACCGATGGTGGAGCTTGGCTTTATGCCGAAAGACCTGGCAGCAGATGTACCAGGACGCCCCGAACCGTACCAGGTGCACTATCCGGCAAGCACCGTCAGCGGTCGCAGCAACAATCCTCCAAAGGATTATGCGAAGTGGGGTGAACTGTGCCGCATGGTTACGCAGCATCTTGTGCAGCGTTATGGCCACGATGCCGTGCGGCGATGGTATTTCGAAGTATGGAATGAGCCGGACATCGACTACTGGCACGGCTCACCGCAGGATTACTTCAAGCTGTACGACTACGCCGTAGCTGGAGTACGTGCTGCTCTTCCCAATGCGATTGTTGGTGGTCCCGCGACAACCAGTCCGCGCTCTGACAAGGCATATGCATTTCTTAAGGCCTTTCTCGATCACGTACGCGATGATCGTAGCGCAGCCGATGGCAACGCCATTCCTCTCAACTTCATCAGCTTTCACGCGAAGGGCCAGCCGATTATCCAGAATGGCGAAGTCGCCATGGGTATCCGCAGCGAACTGCGCGATGTAGATCGGGGCTTTTCGCTTATCGCAAGTTATCCGCAGTTCAAGCCACTGCCCATCATTCTCTCCGAGGCTGATCCGGAGGGTTGTGCAGCTTGTTCCAGCAAGGTCAATCCTGCGAACAACTACCGTAACGGCACGCTGTATCCGGCCTACACAGCAGCGGCATATAAGCGGCTCTTCGAACTTGCGGATAAGCATGGTGTCAACCTCATCAGCATGTTGAGCTGGTCGTTTGAGTTTGAGGATCGCGACTCATTTGAAGGCTTTCGCGATCTTTCTACCAATGGTGTCGACAAGCCGATTCTGAACTTCTTCCGCATGGCAGCAAAGATGAGCGGCACACGTGTGTCAGTAACCAGCAGCGCCGAAGTTCCGCTCGACAAGGCGCTCGCCGAGGGGATTCGTGGCGAGCCCGACGTTGCAGGCATGGCTACCCGCGATTCTCACAGCGTCGCTTCCATGTTGTGGAATTACAACGACGCCGCGGCATCCACAACAGCGGCGTCAGTCCAACTCACGATGACGCAACTTCCCAACACCGTACATACCGTACGCGTGACGGAATACCGCATTGACAGCACACACAGCAATGCCTACACGGTGTGGCAGCAACTCGGCTCTCCTGCTCATCCCACGCCGGATCAACTCCGTAGACTGAAGTCCGTCGATGGTCTGCAGTCGACAGGCCCAGCACATCGTGTCGCAGTGAAGAACGCAAACGTGACCATCTCGGTTGCTCTACCCGCGCAAAGTGTGGCGTTGTTTCTCTTCGATTGGTAG
- a CDS encoding LutB/LldF family L-lactate oxidation iron-sulfur protein, whose protein sequence is MSVRVGHTAEKPAFPILAHELLQDDQTRRNVRHATDVIRNKRALRVEEMPDWQDLRTTAHAIKTHTLLHLPHYLEEFERNCIRAGGQVHWAQDADEANTIAIRLIRKAAERQAVEHPEVIKVKTMTSDEIGMNRALEQQGITPWETDLADMIVQMAKDEPSHIVVPALHKNRHQVRELFLQNMGLTELGTEAEDLTGAARHYLRKKFLEVGIGISGANFAIAETGSVCVVESEGNGRMCVTMPKTLITLIGIEKVIPKFDDLEVFLQLLPRSATGERMNPYNSIWTGVTPGDGPQEFHVILLDNGRTRMMANVRERETLNCIRCGACLNQCPVYRETGGHAYGSIYSGPIGAILSPQLNDMKHSRSLPYASSLCGACYEVCPVKINIPETLIHLRGKIVAQDQNTLAGKLSQESMGMKMAAHLFEHPKQYEAAQRLARTGQGLFEKDGQLVNLPGMAAGWTQFRDLRVLPKQSFREWWKRSHANRGDGSTGVGND, encoded by the coding sequence ATGAGCGTTCGCGTGGGCCACACCGCGGAGAAGCCTGCATTCCCGATTCTTGCGCATGAGTTGTTGCAGGACGACCAGACACGGCGCAATGTGCGCCATGCCACCGATGTCATTCGCAATAAGCGTGCGTTGCGCGTGGAAGAGATGCCGGATTGGCAGGACCTGCGCACCACGGCGCACGCCATCAAGACGCATACGCTGCTGCATCTGCCGCATTATCTGGAAGAGTTTGAGCGCAACTGCATCCGCGCTGGCGGACAGGTGCATTGGGCGCAAGATGCGGATGAAGCCAACACCATCGCGATTCGCCTGATTCGCAAAGCAGCAGAACGACAGGCGGTGGAACATCCTGAGGTCATCAAGGTGAAGACCATGACCTCGGACGAGATCGGTATGAACCGCGCGCTGGAGCAGCAGGGCATTACTCCGTGGGAGACCGATCTGGCTGACATGATCGTGCAGATGGCGAAGGACGAGCCATCGCACATCGTCGTTCCCGCGCTGCATAAGAATCGCCACCAGGTGCGTGAACTATTCCTGCAGAACATGGGGCTTACGGAACTTGGCACCGAAGCCGAAGATTTAACCGGGGCCGCTCGACATTATCTGCGCAAGAAATTTCTCGAAGTGGGCATCGGCATCAGCGGCGCGAATTTTGCCATTGCAGAAACAGGCAGCGTTTGTGTTGTCGAAAGCGAAGGCAACGGACGCATGTGCGTCACCATGCCGAAGACGCTGATCACACTCATCGGTATTGAGAAAGTCATTCCGAAGTTCGATGATCTGGAAGTGTTCCTGCAACTGTTGCCGCGCTCCGCAACGGGCGAACGCATGAACCCGTACAACAGCATCTGGACAGGCGTCACGCCGGGCGATGGACCGCAGGAGTTTCACGTGATCCTGCTGGACAACGGCCGCACACGCATGATGGCCAATGTCCGCGAGCGCGAGACGTTGAACTGCATCCGTTGCGGCGCATGTTTGAATCAGTGCCCTGTGTATCGCGAAACAGGCGGTCATGCCTATGGATCGATTTACTCTGGCCCCATCGGCGCGATTCTTTCGCCGCAGTTGAATGACATGAAGCATTCTCGCTCGTTGCCATATGCTTCATCGCTGTGTGGCGCGTGCTATGAAGTGTGCCCTGTGAAGATCAATATCCCGGAGACGCTGATTCATCTCCGCGGCAAGATTGTTGCGCAGGACCAGAACACGCTTGCCGGAAAACTCTCGCAGGAGAGCATGGGCATGAAGATGGCAGCGCATCTCTTCGAACATCCGAAGCAATACGAAGCCGCGCAGCGCCTGGCACGCACCGGACAAGGCCTGTTTGAGAAGGATGGCCAACTGGTGAACCTGCCTGGCATGGCCGCGGGATGGACGCAGTTCCGCGATCTGCGTGTGCTTCCAAAACAGAGCTTCCGCGAGTGGTGGAAGCGCAGCCATGCAAACCGCGGCGACGGCAGCACCGGAGTAGGCAATGACTGA
- a CDS encoding DUF2306 domain-containing protein, with product MATLPASAAPGTPAHRLRPRHYLWIVLGIMGLSVLAYTDYPTFLGSDPLHARARFLRELVILIPHAVCGVTAMVLGPFLFSTRFRQRHLLRHRVMGRVYVICIAVAAPTAYLLEPNIANGVGGLLWAACTFAAYQTARNRQIQAHRQWMVRSYLFTLNFIFTRVANPVPAWVHLSDERFFLILMGLFAAYLFFPDIYFNWRELTTSRKAAA from the coding sequence ATGGCAACGCTTCCTGCATCCGCTGCACCCGGAACACCGGCACACCGTCTGCGTCCACGTCACTATCTCTGGATAGTGCTGGGCATCATGGGACTTAGTGTTCTGGCCTACACAGACTATCCAACCTTTCTCGGCTCCGACCCGCTCCATGCACGAGCGCGCTTTCTGCGAGAACTGGTAATCCTGATACCGCATGCTGTCTGTGGCGTAACTGCGATGGTCCTGGGGCCATTCCTGTTCTCCACGCGCTTTCGGCAGCGCCACCTGTTGCGGCATCGCGTGATGGGCCGCGTGTATGTGATCTGCATTGCAGTCGCTGCTCCCACGGCATATCTTCTGGAGCCGAACATCGCGAATGGCGTCGGCGGACTGTTGTGGGCCGCATGCACGTTTGCTGCTTACCAGACCGCTCGCAATCGCCAGATACAGGCGCACCGGCAATGGATGGTGCGCTCTTACCTGTTCACACTGAACTTTATCTTTACGCGTGTTGCCAATCCGGTGCCTGCGTGGGTCCACCTCAGCGATGAGCGATTCTTCCTGATCCTCATGGGCCTCTTCGCGGCTTACCTGTTCTTCCCGGACATCTACTTCAACTGGCGTGAACTTACGACCAGCCGCAAAGCCGCGGCGTAA